ATGCATAAATGGCATTATCGTATTTGGCttttaaaataattttatttcatatGTCTATATATTAATTTTATAGACATATAATACATGAAAATCATAGTCAAAATTGTGTGACGAAGACCAGAAAAGTCAATCGATGCCTTATATTTTGAGAACAGTTTGACTAATACATAtttagatgttttttaaggatgtcacatctaaactcccacaaatatataatgcagcaacaagaaaAAAAGAAACTAGAACAAAAATAAACCACAAACTGAATGGACAacagcttagatgtgacataactatgtgtCCTAGATGGACCTTTTtgagaaggagggagtagtaatttggaggagaaaaaagcaAAGGTGTGGTCGCACGGTCAACAAGAAGAGACGAGTCTAGGCCCCGAGTCAGGGCCACGTCACTTTTCCCCATTCTCTCCCTCCTCAGTCCAGTTCTCCTCCCAAACAGAGCAAGAGCAGACAAATAGGGCGGCTGGAaaacacccaagaagaagaagaagaaggcaatggCGGAAGCGAACTCGTACGAGGAGCAGCGCCGGCGGCAGATTGAGGAGAACCGCCGGAAGCTGGACGAGCTGCGCCTGCACCACCTCTCCGCCGCCGTCCGCGAGGCCGCCGCCAGGCCCAAGCCCAACCCCAAGCCCAGGCCGGTCCGTCAGATCCtctcccttcttcttccttgcctccGGTCTCCCATTTCCTTTTCTCCCCAACTTATATGATGACTGGTCCGCTGCCTCGGTGCCGCAGAAGCGCAAGGCCCCGGAgcccggcgagctccggcggtcCGGCCGCGTCGCCGGCCTCCCGGAACAGCCCAAATACGTCGAGGGCGCAGAGCAGCGCGGCTACCGTGGAGTGTACGAGGCATACGCTGTTTGGAAAGGACCGACCGACGAGGAGAGGGCCGgcgccatcgccaaggccgaggaGCTCCAGCGCCGGATCCACCGCATCCGCTGGCCCGCCTTCGTCAAGCCCATGACCCACAACTGCGCCAGCAAGGCAGCCGAGATGGTACAGTATTGTAGCAAGAAAACTCGCACTGGGTGTGAGGCAATGTGGTTCTTGGATCGGATTGGATTT
This window of the Triticum aestivum cultivar Chinese Spring chromosome 5D, IWGSC CS RefSeq v2.1, whole genome shotgun sequence genome carries:
- the LOC123123654 gene encoding B3 domain-containing protein Os06g0194400 isoform X1 encodes the protein MAEANSYEEQRRRQIEENRRKLDELRLHHLSAAVREAAARPKPNPKPRPKRKAPEPGELRRSGRVAGLPEQPKYVEGAEQRGYRGVYEAYAVWKGPTDEERAGAIAKAEELQRRIHRIRWPAFVKPMTHNCASKAAEMKIPKHFSEYLPAHDEGVVLVDEADDEFHMMYNAHRQGRHYYFHKGWRGFAAHHDLAVGDCLVFHMTERAKFKVYIFRANPDYENDQTSDDSEDEE